The following DNA comes from Bacteroidales bacterium.
CAATCATATCAATACCCAAAACAACGTAAGGGTGAGTTTGATTATGTTTAAACCATAAAGCAATTCTTTTCAGAATATTGAATTTAGTATCAATATCCCCGTTAAAAAATCTTTTAGTACCTATAATTGCTCTTTTAAAAAAGTTTCTGCTCATAATTTAAAATACAATTCTGTTATACTTATTTTATCCCTTTATTAAGGTTTTCTTTTGTTAGTTATTCTTAGTGTGAAGATAAAAATAACGTTTCATAAACCAAATGTAACCCAAACATAAAATAAAAGTTGAGGTAAAAAGATATGTATAGCAATATTTAAAGCACAAAATATATCCAATAACAATTATCGATTGCAACAACATATACCAAAGAGATACAACCAAATGAGGGATTTTTAGTTCATTGGCCATAATTTGGTAAGCATGTTTACGGTGTGCTTCAAAAATATTCTCATTAAGCATAATCCTATGAATTATGGTTAAAATAGAATCTACACCATACAAAAGTAGTAACACTATATAACTCAAATTTTCAGTTTCTATAATAAGTTTTCCAAGAAGGAACAAAATAATAAAAGCCATTGCAACAGAGCCACAATCACCAGCAAAACACTTAGCCTTTTTTCTGAAGTTGAAGAAGTTGAAAACCAAGCATCCAACAATGACCGTATATATAAGTTCAGGCATTACAAACTGAGTAATTGCCGTATTAATATATGCTAACGAACCCAATACAACAAGAGAATAGCCACCAGTAATACCATTAATGCCATCCATAAAATTATATGCATTAATAACTCCTGTGCAGAATATAAAAGCAATAACAATATACCACCATGGCAGTTCTCCGCCAAACAATCCCCATTGCATAAACATCATAGCCATAGCAGTAAAGTGGAATAATATTCTCACTTTAGAACTTAAACTAATAACATCATCAATAAAACTAATGAATGTAATGAGAGTAAGCCCAAACAAAAAGTAAGGGTAGGGAAATCCAAAGAGTAAGGCAAAATAGACAATAGCGATATAAAAGATAATACCGCCACCGCGTAGGGTAATACTCTTGTGAGAACTACGTTCATTAGGTTTATCAATAATATCAAACCTATCAGCAATTCTAAAATAAACAAGTTCAGCCACAAACAAAACAGGCACAGCCAAAGCAACTAAGCACCAACTCATAGCATTATCAATCCCTAATGTTGCCATAATCTATAAATGAAGAACTATAAATTTTTAAAACTAAGCAAAGTTTTAAACATACCTTTTTCTGCCGAAGTAGGTAAGTTCTTAACCCCAATAGCATCTTTAATTTTGCTATTATCAACAACAAAATTCTCAGTAAGTTTCATCAACCGTTCGCTATTTAAAGGCAGATGGATAATATCTCCAATCTTTGCCATGCACTTAATAAAGCCTTTGCCAATGCCCCAAATAACAGGTTTCTTACCTAACGATTTAGCAATAAGCATTATTAAAAGGTTTGTAGAAAGAGGTTTGTCATCAGCAACATTGTAAATGTCACTCGCAATATCTTTCTCAATCAGCGATTTAATAATAAAACATAGATTGTCAACCCCCATAAATGAGCGAAGATTATCAAACTTACCCAAAGGCCAAGGAATACCTTTGCAAACAACCTTGTAAAGTAAATTCAAGTTGCCTTTATTTCCTTTACCATGAATCATTGCAGGGCGTAGAATAAAAACCCTCTTCTCCTCAAAATCAAAACCGCCATTCACAATGATATACTCTTCGGCAGCACGTTTTGATTTTCCATAAGGAGTTTTGGGATTGCAAACCACATCCTCCTTTAAAGCATCGCCATTAACCCTATCAGTAGCAGCCTTAACGCTACTAAAGAAAATAAAGCGTTTAGCCTTTGATTTAGAAAACAAATCAAACACCCGTTTGGTGAGTCCAGTGTTTATTTCAAAATACTTACTCGCATCAGTAGTGTTTTTAGTATCGTGAGCCATACCGGCAAGATGAATAACAATATCAATCTCATCCCAACAGATACACTCAGCATCGTTCCAGTGGTAGAACTCATCATACACACCTTTGCCCTGATTAATATCCAAAGCAATAAGATTACAATCAATACACTTCTTCAGAAACACCGAAATATTAGAGCCTACAAAACCGTAAGCCCCAGTAATTAAAATATTTAATTTGTTTTCTTTCATTATTTATTCTAACAACAAACAACTACCCCAACGGGGCAACGAAGTTGAAAACTAAAAACTAATCATATTGCGAAGATAGTAAAAAAAACTTAATAGATAGGAATTTATCTATAAATAAAAAACTCCGAGCATAAAAAACTCGGAGTATATAAATATTTTATAATAAAAGAACATTCATTCTTTTATTTTGCTTATGCTCGGCATAGTTTAAAGAACTTAACTCTGCTCTCGCTTACTCGCATAATTCCTAATTGTGGCAACGCCACGAACTAATTCCTAATTGGAGTTTTAACTCCAAACAGCCAATTAGCAAGTATTGGGCTGATTCTTATAATACTACTTGTAACTAGGCAAAGAGCAATAACCATAGAGGCTAAAGCAATACTAACAAAAAACTCTAACGAAAGATTTTGGTTCGCTTTAAACCAATCACCAAGAAATTGAATATTGTAAGGTAAGAATAAATAGTGAAGAAGATAAATATCTAAAGTTCTTCTGCCAATATATTGCAAAGTTCTACCAATGCGTTTATCTTTAGTAAAACAATCTTGGTACTTATAGAAAAATGCAAAAACAGTAATAATGCCGGTAAATCCTATTAAAACTTTAAGAATATCATCCCAAATAACTGTAATTTGAATATCGCTTTTAATATAGGCAATTGTAATGATAAAGAAAAAGGCGATTATCAAAGCAGTAGCAAAAGCATTATTAATCAGTTTAAAGAAATAAGGTAAAATTCTTTTCACAATAATACCCAGAATAAAAAATATGTAATATTTAAAATATACCAAACCTAAGACAGAAGCTACATCATTTGGAATACCTAAATCCTCAATAGTAGCCTTAGAAGATAAAGATCTAATCACAATGCCAGATGATAGCCAAATAAAAATTTCAACAAAGTCTTTACACTTGAATTTCTTAATAAGAAAGTCAGTAATAATAAAAAGGATAAAGAAAAAGAATAGAGCAATAGTAAACCAATAACCATATTTAGTCACATCCAACACTCCATCTAAAATAGACTTATTAAAGATATAGCAAAAGAGAACAAAAAATATAGAAGTAGAAATAATTTGCACCTTAAATTTCTTAAGAATAAACGTAAAAGAATTCTTAAGATTCCACATCTGAGTTGCTTTATAAAGCACAAAGCCACTAACAAAAAAGAAGAGGGGCATTCTTAAAAAAATAAACAAAGAGTTAAAAGATAAGGTAGTGGCAAAATTTTGAACTCCCAAACTCATATACAAAATGTGGCTATAAACAACCAAAATCATTGTAAAGCCACGCATAGCATCAATATACTCAAGTCTTTGGCTGTTTCCTATATTCATACTATCGTAGTTTCGGATTAATGTGATGACTCCCTCTTTTTTTTTTAAAAATTTCCTATTTTCTTATCTTAAAGAAAACTAAATCTATTTACGATGCAAAAGTAATAAAAAACTTTAATAAATATTTCTTATTTGTAAATAAAAAACTCCGAGAGAACTCGGAGTATATAAATATTTTATAATAAAAGAACATCATTCTTTTATTTTGCTTATGCTCGGCATAGTTTAAAGAACTTAACTCTGCTCTCGCTTACTCGCATAATTCCTAATTCCTAATTGTGGCAACGCCACGAACTAATTCCTAATTGGAGTTTTAACCCCAAACAACCAATTAGCAAGCATTGGACTGATTCTTATAATACTACTTGTTACTAAGCAAAAAGCAATAACCATTGCGGCCAAAGCAATACTTACAAAGAACTCAAGCGTTGGGTTTATGTTCTCAGTAAACCACTCTCCAACCATTTCTAAGTTATAAGGTAAAAAGAAGTAGTGGAGAAGATAAATATCCAAAGTCCTTCTACCGATATATTGCAATATACGACCAATACGTTTCTCTTTAGTAAAACAATTTTGGTATTTGTAGAAGAAGGAGAATGATACGAAAGTTCCTGCAATAGCAAGGAAAATTACAATTAATAAATTAATAGCAACTCCGTGTATAGTTCCTTCTTTTATCCATATCAAGGCTATTATAAAAAATAGAGCAATAGTCAACCCTGTTAAAATAGAATTGTTTAAGTACTTTTTAAATAAATCAAATCTTCTTTTTACAATAACACCCAATACAAAGTATATAAAATATTGAAAATTATTATAACCTAAAGCATTTGGTAAAGTATCGTTAATCCCTATTAGAGATAGAACTTTTTGTGGACTTATCGTTGCAAAAAATATAAATAGTCCAATAATCAATAAGGATATATCATATTTCCAAGAATGTTTTATCTTGTTTAGAGGCTTTGCAATTAGAACATACAAAACAAAATATTCAAACAGTGATATAGTAAACCAATAACCATATTTCATAGGAGAGTATAAACTACCTATAAAAGATCGATTGAATATATATATGAATAGTCCTAAGAATATAAGAGTAGGAATAATTAATTGCCTAAATTTTGCACCTATATATTTAATACTATTTTGCCAATCCCATAACTGCTTTTCTTTATAAGCAAATAATCCACTAATAAAGAAGAATAAAGGCATTCCAAATAATAGAAAAATGTTTTCAAAGGAATTTATTTGATTAATAACCTTTAAGACATCAAAGCTAAAATAGTTTATATGCCAATAAACTATTATTATCATAATAAAACCTCGTAGAGCATCAATATACTCAAGTCTTTGGCTGTTTCCTATATTCATACTATCGTAGTTCCGGATTAATGTGATGACTCCCTCTTTTTTTTAAAAAAAAATTCCTATTTTCTTATCTTAAAGAAAACTAAATCTATTTACGATGCAAAAGTAATAAAAAACATTAATAAATATTTCTTATTTGTAAATAAAAAACTCCGAGCAGAAGAAAAAACTCGGAGCTTATGAATATAATTTTTTGTTGTAAATAATTGTTATCGTTTAGGTATTAAAAACCTTTTAATACTACTGAATATAAAATCTTTAATATAAGCTACTAATGCGGAACTATAAAATACTAACGGAACAATAATTAGTATATATACAAAAAATTGTTGTTGTGATTCAAAAAAACGGCTTTTGAAATAAGGGTAGTATAAAATATCAAATATACAACAACACAAGTATATGTCAAGCGTATAAATTGATAACTTTGAGAGTATTCTTGAGTTGTATTTTAAATCGTATAGAGTTAAAAATAGTGCCGTAGCAATTGTTAAGTAATATATACTCCAAACTTGTCCACCAATTGGAGCAAAGGTTTTGTTTAATATTAAACTAACTCCAGCATCAGATAAACATAATGCAATTATGCCTAATGCTAAAAATATTTTATTGATTTTAGGCTTATATTCTGCAATATACGTACCAACAAAGTAGAATGTAATAGCACCAATTATATCAAAATAATTTGGAAAAATTTGCATCCCTCCTCTGTTGAAGAATAAAGGAATAGAGCTATTAAATATACAAATTCCAATTAAAAATAATCTATTCTTCTTTGTCTCTAATTTTTCAAACAAGATATTTAAAAATGGCATTAATAAGAACAATCCTATATATAGTTCAATATACCAACCATAAGGTATAACTGTAAAATTTAATAATGATTTTAAGGATTGAAAAACTGAAAAATCTTGATTTAGATAGAATATTTTAAATAAAACGAATAGTACTGAATAGAATATGTATGGATTTATAACCTTCCAAATACCTTTAAAAGTTTTTAAATTTATTTCATTATATTTTTTTCTCCTATGTAAATAACCTGTTAGTAATACAAAAAGAGGCACGGATACATAGAATAGAGACATTAAAGTACCTTGAAAAAATAAATTAATATCACTTATAGGAATTTTAATAAAATGTGTATTTATACAAAAAAAGTGCCCTGCAATCACAAATATAATGGCAGTAACTCTTATGATATCAAGTCCAGATTCTCTATTATTTATTGAGTTGGTTGTGCTCATACATAATATTTTCTTTAAAAATTATATTTCTAAATAATAAATAACTAATAAATCTTTATGTTTAATAAATATTTTTTTGCTAAAAACAACCCGTAGGACAGCATTGTCGATAACTAATAACTAAGAAACTATTTAGATTTAATCTTAAACAAAAGTAATTCAAATGCTTTGTAAACAAGACGTAACCACATATAAAACATATTAGAGTAATAGTTATTTTCTTTGCATGCCCTTAGACACTCTTTGTTTATAATATTCTTGCTTTTAAACCCTTCGGTACTTGCTCCTCCAGTACGCATAGTAACAAAATCTAAAGGCAGATATTTGCATTTAATTTTAGCCTTAACGACAAAGCGGAGGAGTAACTCAAAATCAGCGGCAATCTTATAATCAGTTTTGTATAACCCTAAATTTTCGTAATATTCACGTTTAACATAGAACGATGGATGGGCAAACATAAATCCCATTCGCATCATCCATGGTCTAAAATTTCTTGAAGAATAGTGCCTGATGCTTTTGTTTAAGTTCTCTGGGCTAACAAAGTGTATATCACCGTAAACGGCATCAATACATTCTTTATTAAAAGCATTAATAACTTGCTCTATAATAGTATTATAAGTAAAAAAATCATCAGAGTTAAGCACGCCAATAATATCTCCTGTTGCCATTCCAATACCCTTGTTAAATGCATCATAAATACCATTATCTTTCTCTGATTTTATAATCTGTCTTTCACCTGCAAATTGTTTAACAATCTCCAAAGTATTATCTTTTGAAAGACCATCAACAATAATATGCTCAATATTGGGATAAGTTTGAGCATTAACCGATTTAATGGTATCAGCAATAGTTGCTGCACTATTATATGTACAAGTAATTATAGATACTTTCATTTACAACTCAATATTATAATTATCTTTAATATACTCTTTTATTTTATCCCTATCATTACCACAACGTTTTTTTATCTCAAAGATCTTTGCATCAACAAGAGTCCTATACCACCAACCTTGAAGAAAATGCCATAGGAACCCCTCTTTGCCATCTAAAAAACCCAATTTAAAGAAATATCTATAGCAAAAGTATAAAAATGCTCTTATAAATAGAGGTTGTTTGGTGTATTTATGCTTTAATAATCGTTTGTTTTTTGCTTGTTCATTAATAATTTTGTTTTTATCTTCATTAGCATTTCCTATTAAGTTTAATTCTATATCTAATAAGTCAACAGCCTCTCGAGTTGAGTATCCAATATGTTTTTGTGTCCACCAACTTAAATTGTTTAAATTGTCATCAGAAAATTCATTATTAAATTCTATGGACTCTCCTTCAATTAATTGAATATGTTCATCCATAAATCTAACCTCACATTTAGCCTTTTTATTTCTAAATATACGCATAAGTTTAACTTGGTTCATCCCATGTTTAATTTCTTTACCAAGAAATACTCGTCTTAGAGGTATAACAATACCAGTATATTTTTCACTTAGCGAATCAATTCTTTGCCTCAATTCATTTTTTAGTTCTTGGGATAGATATTCATCTGCATCAAGTCTAAATACCCAGTTTGTTTCAATGGGTGCATTTTCTAATGCCCAATTAAATTGAGTTGCGTAATTAACCCATTTATTCTGTAGAATTGTGACATTTTTATATTTTTTCGCTATCTCTAAAGTATTATCAGTGGAATAACTATCAATTATAAAAACTTTTTTTACTATAGAAGAAATATTTTTTAGACACCTATCTATATGAATCTCTTCATTATATGTAAGTATTATTACAGATATATCTAGCATAATCTTATCTAAACTTTCGTTTTTTTAAAAAAATAGCAGGATTACCTCCTACAATATCATATTCTAGTGTTGTCTTTGTTACAACTGAGTTTGCAGCGACTACAGTGTAATCCCCTAAATGTATTCCAGGTAAGATTGTGGCCGAAGTTGCAATCCAACAACCTTTTCCAATGTTAATAGGTTTAGTTATTAAATTAAATGAATAAGAATCAACATCGTGAGATCCTGTTAGTAACTTTACATCATCTCCTATGCAAGAATATTCATCTATATTTATATAATCTAATGCATATATCCAACATTTGGCGCCAATTGAAGATTTGTTTTTAATACTAAGATTCCATGGATATTCAATAATAGCTGTAGGATTAATAGATACATTCCAATCTATTTTTGCACCAAATAATTTAAGTAGTAATACTCTATATTTTCTAAATATTGAAAAATATTTGGGCGTAAATCTAAAAATAGTTTTATTTATAGATATCCAAAAAGTATTAATTAATTTCTTTGATAATGGTATAGTATTCGTTTGTATAGGGTTATAGTCCATATTGATAAAAGTCTTATAATTGATTTATATATCGCTTCTTTAAAAATACGGCAGGATTACCACCAACAACACTCCAAGCTTCAACATCTTTAAAGACTGCAGCTCTTGCTCCAATAATTGCTCCTTCTCCTATTGTTACTTTCGGTCCGATAAAAGCTTCTGTTGTTATCCATACATAATCGTTAATAATTATTTGAGAAGCAATCAATTTGAAGTCTTTATCTGTGTAGTCATGAGTTGGAGTACATATATAAGCTCCTTGAGATATTGTTACACATTTTCCAATTTTTATAGGTCCAACATTATAACAATTAACATTTGGACCAATACAACTTTTATTACCCATTTCTAAATTATATGGAACCCATATTTTTGCACTATGGTACACTACAGATTCTTTACCTATTTTTGCACCAAATAATTTAAGTAAGAATATTCTCCATTTATTAAAGAATATAGTGGGAAACATTCTAAATAAGGTTATATATGTTATGTTCCATATAATTCTATAACATATGTTTTTTATTCCTAGAGTTCTTTTATATTCTTTCCCTAAATTAATTTTCATAAAATATTAATATACATTGTTATATAAGTCATAAAAAAGAGGAACTATATTTTTAATAGAGTATTTACTCATAACTAAATTAACTCCATTTGTTGCCATTAAATTATACTCTTCTGTTGGAGTATTTAATGCGTTTTTAATAGTA
Coding sequences within:
- a CDS encoding putative colanic acid biosynthesis acetyltransferase, whose protein sequence is MKINLGKEYKRTLGIKNICYRIIWNITYITLFRMFPTIFFNKWRIFLLKLFGAKIGKESVVYHSAKIWVPYNLEMGNKSCIGPNVNCYNVGPIKIGKCVTISQGAYICTPTHDYTDKDFKLIASQIIINDYVWITTEAFIGPKVTIGEGAIIGARAAVFKDVEAWSVVGGNPAVFLKKRYINQL
- a CDS encoding acyltransferase, with amino-acid sequence MNIGNSQRLEYIDALRGFIMIIIVYWHINYFSFDVLKVINQINSFENIFLLFGMPLFFFISGLFAYKEKQLWDWQNSIKYIGAKFRQLIIPTLIFLGLFIYIFNRSFIGSLYSPMKYGYWFTISLFEYFVLYVLIAKPLNKIKHSWKYDISLLIIGLFIFFATISPQKVLSLIGINDTLPNALGYNNFQYFIYFVLGVIVKRRFDLFKKYLNNSILTGLTIALFFIIALIWIKEGTIHGVAINLLIVIFLAIAGTFVSFSFFYKYQNCFTKEKRIGRILQYIGRRTLDIYLLHYFFLPYNLEMVGEWFTENINPTLEFFVSIALAAMVIAFCLVTSSIIRISPMLANWLFGVKTPIRN
- a CDS encoding acyltransferase, producing the protein MSTTNSINNRESGLDIIRVTAIIFVIAGHFFCINTHFIKIPISDINLFFQGTLMSLFYVSVPLFVLLTGYLHRRKKYNEINLKTFKGIWKVINPYIFYSVLFVLFKIFYLNQDFSVFQSLKSLLNFTVIPYGWYIELYIGLFLLMPFLNILFEKLETKKNRLFLIGICIFNSSIPLFFNRGGMQIFPNYFDIIGAITFYFVGTYIAEYKPKINKIFLALGIIALCLSDAGVSLILNKTFAPIGGQVWSIYYLTIATALFLTLYDLKYNSRILSKLSIYTLDIYLCCCIFDILYYPYFKSRFFESQQQFFVYILIIVPLVFYSSALVAYIKDFIFSSIKRFLIPKR
- a CDS encoding glycosyltransferase family 2 protein, giving the protein MLDISVIILTYNEEIHIDRCLKNISSIVKKVFIIDSYSTDNTLEIAKKYKNVTILQNKWVNYATQFNWALENAPIETNWVFRLDADEYLSQELKNELRQRIDSLSEKYTGIVIPLRRVFLGKEIKHGMNQVKLMRIFRNKKAKCEVRFMDEHIQLIEGESIEFNNEFSDDNLNNLSWWTQKHIGYSTREAVDLLDIELNLIGNANEDKNKIINEQAKNKRLLKHKYTKQPLFIRAFLYFCYRYFFKLGFLDGKEGFLWHFLQGWWYRTLVDAKIFEIKKRCGNDRDKIKEYIKDNYNIEL
- a CDS encoding glycosyltransferase — translated: MKVSIITCTYNSAATIADTIKSVNAQTYPNIEHIIVDGLSKDNTLEIVKQFAGERQIIKSEKDNGIYDAFNKGIGMATGDIIGVLNSDDFFTYNTIIEQVINAFNKECIDAVYGDIHFVSPENLNKSIRHYSSRNFRPWMMRMGFMFAHPSFYVKREYYENLGLYKTDYKIAADFELLLRFVVKAKIKCKYLPLDFVTMRTGGASTEGFKSKNIINKECLRACKENNYYSNMFYMWLRLVYKAFELLLFKIKSK
- a CDS encoding glycosyltransferase family 4 protein; the protein is MSWCLVALAVPVLFVAELVYFRIADRFDIIDKPNERSSHKSITLRGGGIIFYIAIVYFALLFGFPYPYFLFGLTLITFISFIDDVISLSSKVRILFHFTAMAMMFMQWGLFGGELPWWYIVIAFIFCTGVINAYNFMDGINGITGGYSLVVLGSLAYINTAITQFVMPELIYTVIVGCLVFNFFNFRKKAKCFAGDCGSVAMAFIILFLLGKLIIETENLSYIVLLLLYGVDSILTIIHRIMLNENIFEAHRKHAYQIMANELKIPHLVVSLWYMLLQSIIVIGYILCFKYCYTYLFTSTFILCLGYIWFMKRYFYLHTKNN
- a CDS encoding acyltransferase, which translates into the protein MNIGNSQRLEYIDAMRGFTMILVVYSHILYMSLGVQNFATTLSFNSLFIFLRMPLFFFVSGFVLYKATQMWNLKNSFTFILKKFKVQIISTSIFFVLFCYIFNKSILDGVLDVTKYGYWFTIALFFFFILFIITDFLIKKFKCKDFVEIFIWLSSGIVIRSLSSKATIEDLGIPNDVASVLGLVYFKYYIFFILGIIVKRILPYFFKLINNAFATALIIAFFFIITIAYIKSDIQITVIWDDILKVLIGFTGIITVFAFFYKYQDCFTKDKRIGRTLQYIGRRTLDIYLLHYLFLPYNIQFLGDWFKANQNLSLEFFVSIALASMVIALCLVTSSIIRISPILANWLFGVKTPIRN
- a CDS encoding NAD-dependent epimerase/dehydratase family protein; amino-acid sequence: MKENKLNILITGAYGFVGSNISVFLKKCIDCNLIALDINQGKGVYDEFYHWNDAECICWDEIDIVIHLAGMAHDTKNTTDASKYFEINTGLTKRVFDLFSKSKAKRFIFFSSVKAATDRVNGDALKEDVVCNPKTPYGKSKRAAEEYIIVNGGFDFEEKRVFILRPAMIHGKGNKGNLNLLYKVVCKGIPWPLGKFDNLRSFMGVDNLCFIIKSLIEKDIASDIYNVADDKPLSTNLLIMLIAKSLGKKPVIWGIGKGFIKCMAKIGDIIHLPLNSERLMKLTENFVVDNSKIKDAIGVKNLPTSAEKGMFKTLLSFKNL
- a CDS encoding colanic acid biosynthesis acetyltransferase WcaF produces the protein MDYNPIQTNTIPLSKKLINTFWISINKTIFRFTPKYFSIFRKYRVLLLKLFGAKIDWNVSINPTAIIEYPWNLSIKNKSSIGAKCWIYALDYINIDEYSCIGDDVKLLTGSHDVDSYSFNLITKPINIGKGCWIATSATILPGIHLGDYTVVAANSVVTKTTLEYDIVGGNPAIFLKKRKFR